A window of the Equus asinus isolate D_3611 breed Donkey chromosome 20, EquAss-T2T_v2, whole genome shotgun sequence genome harbors these coding sequences:
- the UCP3 gene encoding putative mitochondrial transporter UCP3 isoform X1 translates to MARGPSDPCCHLWDGALRSPKEPLCFPTLAGLSPGLQSSLSPWTSAGPWRDWAEPSGTMVGLKPSEVPPTTAVKFLGAGTAACFADLFTFPLDTAKVRLQIQGENQAAHVAQSTHYRGVLGTILTMVRTEGPRSPYNGLVAGLQRQMSFASIRIGLYDSVKQFYTPKGSDHSSITTRILAGCTTGAMAVTCAQPTDVVKVRFQASVQLGARSDRKYSGTMDAYRTIAREEGVRGLWKGTLPNVTRNAIVNCGEMVTYDIIKEKLLDYHLFTDNFPCHFVSAFGAGFCATVVASPVDVVKTRYMNSPLGQYRSPLDCMLKMVAQEGPTAFYKGFTPSFLRLGSWNVVMFVTYEQLKRALMKVQMLRESPF, encoded by the exons ATGGCAAGGGGGCCATCAGATCCTTGCTGCCACCTCTGGGATGGAGCCCTAAGGAGCCCTAAGGAGCCCCTGTGCTTCCCTACCCTGGCTGGACTCAG CCCAGGGCTGCAgagcagcctctctccttggaCCTCTGCCGGACCCTGGAGAGACTGGGCAGAGCCTTCCGGGACCATGGTTGGACTGAAGCCTTCGGAGGTGCCTCCCACAACAGCTGTGAAGTTCCTGGGGGCGGGCACAGCAGCCTGTTTTGCTGACCTCTTCACTTTCCCACTGGACACAGCCAAGGTCCGCCTGCAG ATCCAGGGGGAGAACCAGGCGGCCCACGTGGCCCAGAGTACCCACTACCGCGGCGTGCTGGGCACCATCCTGACCATGGTGCGCACCGAGGGCCCCCGCAGCCCCTACAACGGGCTGGTCGCCGGCCTGCAGCGCCAGATGAGCTTCGCCTCCATCCGCATTGGCCTCTACGACTCTGTCAAGCAGTTCTACACCCCCAAAGGATCAGACC ACTCCAGCATCACTACCCGGATTTTGGCAGGCTGCACTACGGGGGCCATGGCAGTAACCTGTGCCCAGCCCACAGATGTGGTGAAGGTCCGATTTCAGGCCAGCGTGCAACTTGGGGCCAGGAGTGACAGGAAGTACAGCGGGACAATGGATGCCTACAGGACCATCGCCAGGGAGGAAGGGGTCAGGGGCCTATGGAAAG GAACTTTGCCCAACGTCACAAGGAATGCCATCGTCAACTGTGGTGAGATGGTGACCTATGACATCATCAAGGAGAAGCTGCTAGACTATCACCTGTTCACCG ACAACTTCCCCTGCCACTTTGTCTCTGCCTTTGGAGCCGGCTTCTGTGCCACGGTGGTGGCCTCCCCAGTGGACGTGGTGAAGACCCGGTATATGAACTCACCCTTAGGCCAGTACCGCAGCCCCCTGGACTGTATGCTGAAGATGGTGGCCCAGGAGGGCCCCACGGCCTTCTATAAGGG ATTTACCCCCTCCTTTTTGCGTTTGGGATCCTGGAATGTGGTGATGTTCGTAACCTACGAGCAGCTGAAACGGGCCTTGATGAAAGTCCAGATGCTACGGGAATCTCCATTTTGA
- the UCP3 gene encoding putative mitochondrial transporter UCP3 isoform X2 produces MVGLKPSEVPPTTAVKFLGAGTAACFADLFTFPLDTAKVRLQIQGENQAAHVAQSTHYRGVLGTILTMVRTEGPRSPYNGLVAGLQRQMSFASIRIGLYDSVKQFYTPKGSDHSSITTRILAGCTTGAMAVTCAQPTDVVKVRFQASVQLGARSDRKYSGTMDAYRTIAREEGVRGLWKGTLPNVTRNAIVNCGEMVTYDIIKEKLLDYHLFTDNFPCHFVSAFGAGFCATVVASPVDVVKTRYMNSPLGQYRSPLDCMLKMVAQEGPTAFYKGFTPSFLRLGSWNVVMFVTYEQLKRALMKVQMLRESPF; encoded by the exons ATGGTTGGACTGAAGCCTTCGGAGGTGCCTCCCACAACAGCTGTGAAGTTCCTGGGGGCGGGCACAGCAGCCTGTTTTGCTGACCTCTTCACTTTCCCACTGGACACAGCCAAGGTCCGCCTGCAG ATCCAGGGGGAGAACCAGGCGGCCCACGTGGCCCAGAGTACCCACTACCGCGGCGTGCTGGGCACCATCCTGACCATGGTGCGCACCGAGGGCCCCCGCAGCCCCTACAACGGGCTGGTCGCCGGCCTGCAGCGCCAGATGAGCTTCGCCTCCATCCGCATTGGCCTCTACGACTCTGTCAAGCAGTTCTACACCCCCAAAGGATCAGACC ACTCCAGCATCACTACCCGGATTTTGGCAGGCTGCACTACGGGGGCCATGGCAGTAACCTGTGCCCAGCCCACAGATGTGGTGAAGGTCCGATTTCAGGCCAGCGTGCAACTTGGGGCCAGGAGTGACAGGAAGTACAGCGGGACAATGGATGCCTACAGGACCATCGCCAGGGAGGAAGGGGTCAGGGGCCTATGGAAAG GAACTTTGCCCAACGTCACAAGGAATGCCATCGTCAACTGTGGTGAGATGGTGACCTATGACATCATCAAGGAGAAGCTGCTAGACTATCACCTGTTCACCG ACAACTTCCCCTGCCACTTTGTCTCTGCCTTTGGAGCCGGCTTCTGTGCCACGGTGGTGGCCTCCCCAGTGGACGTGGTGAAGACCCGGTATATGAACTCACCCTTAGGCCAGTACCGCAGCCCCCTGGACTGTATGCTGAAGATGGTGGCCCAGGAGGGCCCCACGGCCTTCTATAAGGG ATTTACCCCCTCCTTTTTGCGTTTGGGATCCTGGAATGTGGTGATGTTCGTAACCTACGAGCAGCTGAAACGGGCCTTGATGAAAGTCCAGATGCTACGGGAATCTCCATTTTGA